The genomic window GAAATTTTCAGGTATTCGCGCGGCCTTCGATCTGCTGATCCATCCACGCAAGAAACTTCGCGACACGCGGCAATCCCGCGTTTTGGCTCGGGTAAACCAGATGATGCGCGCCGACTTCAACGGCATAGTCGCGCCCGAAGACAGGCACGAGCGAGCCGCGTTCGAGATGCACGGACGCGAGCATCGTGCTTTCGAGCGCGATGCCGTGACCGAGCGCGGCCGCCTCCAGCGACATGTACGAGCGGTCGAACGAGAAGTCGAACGCCTTGCGCCTGAAGGCCACGCCGAACTTGCCGAACCATTGCGGCCATTGCACGAGCGGCGTTTCGGAGAGAATCAGACGGCGTTCGAGAAGATCGTCGGGAGCGGTAACGGGAAAGCGTTCGAGGTATGCACGCGACGCGAGCGGCGCGATAGTCTCGTGCCGCAAGGTCTTCACTTCGACATCGGTCCAGTGTGCATAACCGTGGCGCAGCGCGATGTCGTAGTAACCCGATGTGAACGACACATCTTCATATGAGCATGCGAGGTTCATCTGAATGTCGCCGTTCGCTTCCTGAAACGCGGCGAGGCGCGGCAACAGCCACATGAGACCGAAGCTTGGGCTCGAATGAATGCGCAATATCTCGACGGAGGTTTCGCTCGACGCGCGTTCGGTCGCGCGATTGAGTTCGGCGAGCGCGCCGGTGACATCGGACAAATATTGCGTGCCGGTGGGCGTGAGCACGAGGCCACGTCCGAGGCGCGTGAACAACGGACGCCCGACAATACTCTCCAGATTCGCCAGTTGATGACTGACGGCCGATGGCGTGAGGCCGAGTTCGTCGGCGGCGCGGTTCACGCTTTTGGTCCGCGCGACGCTCTCGAACGCGATGATCGATTTCAGCGGAGGAAGGCGCATGGGCTTCGATTTCGACTCGATGTAGACGCAGCGTTACTTCAAGCTCCTCGGTTCCTTCGGCACGCGCCCCATCAGAAAGAACTCGTCGTTGGGCCGCATCGAAATGACGTTCGCCATGCGGTTCGATAATCCAAAGAACGCCGTGATCGCCGCGATATCCCAGATGTCTTCATCGTTGAAGCCATGCGCATGGAGCGCGGCGAAATCGTCATCGTCGACGGTGCCCGACGCGCGGCATACCTTCAGCGCGAAATCGAGCATGGCTTGCTGGCGCGGCGTGATATCCGCCTTGCGATGATTCACCGCCACCTGATCCGCAACAAGCGCGTTCTTTTCGTAGATGCGCAGAATCGCACCATGCGCGACGACGCAATAGAGGCAATCGTTGACGGCGCTCGTCGCGACCACGATCATCTCGCGTTCGCCTTTGCTGAGGCCGCCTTCCTTCAGCATGAGCGCATCGTGATAAGCGAAGAACGCGCGGAATTCATCGGGCCGATGCGCAAGCGTCAAAAACACGTTGGGCACGAAGCCCGCTTTCTCTTGCACGTCGAGAATGCGCGCGCGGATATCGTCGGGCCAGTCTTGCGGTTCGGGAACGGGATAGCGGCTGATGGGCTTATTCGTCATGGCGTCCTCGTCGTGGCTTGGCGTACGTTCGCGTGTGAATCGAATCGCTATTGTAGAGCCGCATGCAGCGAAGGCCTCAACGCGTCACCGTCAACGACGACAACAGCTTGAGCAGGCTGTCTACATTGACCGGTTTGACGAAGTGATAGTCGAAGCCCGCCGACTGCGCACGCAAGCGGTCTTCGGCCTGCCCATAGCCGGTGATCGCGATGAGCATCGGCGTGGTGTCGCCCTTGCGGCGCAGGCGGCGCGCAAGCTCATAGCCGTCGATATCGGGCAGGCCGATATCGAGCAAGGCCACATCGGGTTCGAGCGTCGGCGCGGATTCCAGCGCTTCCTCCGACGAATACGCGACGCGCGCGACATGTCCCTCGGATTCGCACAACATGGCGAGTGAATCGGCGGCGTCGCGATTGTCGTCGACGACGAGTATGCGCAACGACTTGCGCGCCTCGTGCATGCTTGCTTCCGTGAGCGCGCGCGCCGAATGCCGCTCATGATGATGCAGGCGCGGCAGACGAATGGTGACTGTCGTGCCGAGTCCCGGTCCGGGGCTTTGCACGCTGATGGTTCCCTTGTGCATCTCGACGAGTTTCTTCACGAGCGAAAGCCCGATGCCCAGTCCGCCGTTCGAGCGGTCCAGCGTGCGCTCGCCTTGCGAGAAGAGTTCGAATACCTTGGGCAACAGGTCCGCGGAAATGCCGGTGCCCGTATCGGCGATAACGATCGAAACCGAGGCCTCGTCGGCCTGCACGCTCACCGTGATGCGTCCATGCTCGGGCGTGTACTTGCTCGCGTTGTTCAGCACGTTGACGAGAATTTGCGAAAGCCGCGTGACGTCGCCGCACACCCAGGTTGTAGCATCGGAGACATCGACGTGAATGGTCTGCGAGCGCGCCTCGACCATGCCCGCGATTGCCTCGACAGAGTGATACACCGCCGTGCCGACAAGTATCGGTTCGACTTGCAGCGCAATGCGGCCTTGCGTGATGCGCGACACTTCGAGCAGATCGTCGACGATGCGCGTCATGTGTTCGACCTGCCTGCGCATCAGGTCGATAAGCTCGCGCAAATGCGCCTCGGTCTCCTGATCCTTTTGCAGCAACGCAATGGCAGTGCGCAAGGGCGCGAGCGGATTGCGCAGTTCGTGCGCGAGCATCGCGAGGAATTCGTCCTTGCGGCGTCCCGACTCGCGCAGCATCAGTTCCATGTGCTTGCGCTCGGTGATATCGATCACGCTGCCGATGATACGCAGCGGCTTGCCGTCCTTGCTGCGCTGAAGCAGGGCGCTGCCTTGCATCCACTGCTCGCCGTGCACGTTGCGCACGCGAAACTCGAAGTGGCCGCCGGGGTTGTCTCCCGCCGCGAGGCTGCGCATATAGCGGTCGAGCGTGGCGCTGTCGTCGGGATGCACGCGTGCGAGCGCGGCATCGTAGGTCAGCGTCTCGTGTATCTGACGCTCGCCGCCCGTTTCGAGGAACAGCGTCCACGTTGCGAGTTCGAGCGATGCGATATGAATGTTCGCGGCCTGCATGGCGACGGTCAGACGCAAGCTGCGCGCTTCGATCGCGGCTTGCGCTTCATATCGCGGCGTGACATCGGTGGTGGTGCCGAACCATTCCTGCAGGTTGCCTTCGTCGTCGTAGAGCGGCGCCGCATGTGCCTGCACCATGCGATAAACGCCGTCACGCCGATACATGCGAAAAGTGAGCGTGCGCGCGGTGCCTTGCTGCAAAGCTTCGAGCCATGCTTCTTGCGTGCGCTCGCGATCGTCGGGATGAATGTATTCGAGCCAGCCCCATCCCGACAACGCTTCTGCCGACTTACCCGTGAACTTCTCCCACTCGCCGCCGGAGGGACGAATCTCGCCGTTAGCATCGGCGGACCAGACGAGCGCACCCGTCGATTCGACCAGCGCGCGATAACGACGCTCCGACAGACTCAGCCGATCTTCGTCGGCGCGCTGCATGCTGATGTCGAAGCTCACGCCATAAACGCGCGTGAGTACACCTTGTCGATCGAACTCGGGATGCCCGCGCATGCGCAACCAGCGACGCGTGCCCGGTCCTGGTTCGAGCACGAAGTCGAATTCGAACGGACCGCCGTCGCGCAATGCTTCGGTGAGCTTGCGCTGAAAAGGCTCGCGATGCTCGGGCGCGACGCGATCCCATACTTCCGAAAGCAACACGGCTTCCGTGCCGGGCGGAAACGAATAGAGCGCGGCGAGTTGTGCGGTCATGCGCACGACGCGCGTTTTCATGTCCCATTCCCACGCGCCCATGCGTGCGCCCGCGAAAGCGGCTTGCAGACGCCGCTCGCTCGCTTCGTACATGGCCCACGCGTGACGGCACTCGTGAATGTCGATGGCAACGCCGACCGTTTCGCCTATTTCTCCTTCTTCGTCGCGCCGCGCCTGCAAATGCAGCGTGTGCCAGCGAAAAGCGCCGTCGGTGCGCAGCAGACGTACATCGACGTTGCGCAACAGCGTGCCGTCGCGCATTTGCCGCAGCGCATCAAGAACCGGTTGAATGTCGTCGGGATGAATGAAGTCTTTCCAGTGCCGGCCGACGAGATCGGGAAAAGCGATGCCGAGATAACGGCATGCCCATGGATTCGCATATTGAATGACACCGTCGCGGGCCGCGCGCCATACGAACGACGGTAAGAAATGAGCAGGATCGTGCATAAGCGTCTTGCTTCGTAATTCCGGCGAGACGCGTCGCCGGGCGCGGCATCTTATGGATACCATACAACAAAAGCGCGGCCTTACGCTGCGAGTGCGCAATGCATTTTCAGGGTTAGATACAGAATAATCGGCCGGTGCGCGTGTGCAATGTTCGGATGTACTTTGTACGCGCTTAGCGAATTGATCTAAAGAAACCGCGCTCGTCGCTTAGCCGAGGAGCGCGGGTGATTCGAGTCAGCCCGCTTCGCCGACGTCCTTCGGATTCGGCAGCTTTTCCTTCTTGTCGGCGGTGGGCGGCTCGGGCTCGTTTTTCAGCGTGCGCTTCTGTTCTTCCGACAGACGCCGATCCGCGACATTCGGATCTTCTGGCGTCTGCTTCGGCGGCGTCGGACGGTCGGTGTTTTCAGTCATCGTGTGCTCCTTTTGTCGTCGTGCATGAAGTGACATGCGCGTTGCATGAGGCGTGCCTGATCAACCGACACCGCGTCGACACGGCGTCGACACCGCGCGCCTAAACTCAGGTCAGCAGGTTCCACAACACGAGTGTCAACACGAGACCGACCACGGAGACGATCGTCTGCAACACGGACCACACCGCAACGGTCTGCTTGAGCTTGAGGCCGAAGTACTCGCGCACCATCCAGAAGCCCGCGTCGTTGACGTGGCAGAAGAACACCGAGCCCGCGCCGATGGCGAGCGCCATCAGCGAATTGTGCGTCGCCGTGAGGCCGCCCACGACGGGCGCGACGATGCCCGCTGTCGTGGTCGTGGCGACAGTCGCCGAGCCGGTCGCCTGACGCAGCGCAACCGCGATGAGCCACGCGAGCAGGATCAGCGGCAGATGCGTGCCGACCGCGATCTTGCCGATGGTCACGCTGATACCCGCGTTGACGAGCATCTGCTTCAGCCCGCCGCCCGCACCGATGGTGAGCAGAAGCGCCGCGATCGGCGGCAGACTCTTGCGCAGGATGCCGCCCACACGATCACGCGCCATGCCACGCGACCATCCGAGCATCACGATGGCGAACAACACGGTCAACGCCAGCGCGACGAGCGGCTCGCCGACGAAATCGAGTGTGTCGTACAGCAGCGTATCTTTCGCGAGCGCGAGCTTGGCGACCGTGCGGCCGAGCATCATCACGACGGGAAGCAAGATCGTGATAAGCGAGATCGCAAAGCCCGGCGTCGATGCACCATTCTCATGCGCGGTGAAAAGCTTGCCCATCTCCTCGGGCTCTTCGATATGCAGCCGCTTCGACAGCCAGATGCCATACAGCGGCCCCGCAAGAATGACCGCGGGCAACGCAACGATGAGACCGAGACCGAGCGTGAGGCCGAGATCCGCGTGCAACGCGCTCACCGCGATCAGCGGACCGGGATGCGGCGGCAGCAGCGCATGCAGCGTGGTCATGCCGGCGAGCGCCGGAATCGCAATGCGCAGGATCGGTTGCTTCGAGCGGCGCGCCATCACGAAGATGATCGGCACCATCATCACGAGTCCGACTTCGAAGAACAGCGGCAAGCCGACGATGATCGCGACGAAGGCCATCATCCACGGCAGGCGGCGCGGCGTCGAATGATCGAGGAGCGTCGTGACGAGCCGGTCGGCCGCGCCGGATTCGGCCATCAGCGCGCCGAGCATGGCACCCAGCGCGATGATGATGCCTACATCGCCGAGCAGCGCCCCCGCGCCCTTGCTGAAGGCCTGCGCGATCGCTTCGAGCGGCTGATGCGCGGTGAAGCCCGCCGCGAACGTGCCCACCAGAATGGACAGGAACGGCGCGAGTTTCAGCACGCTGATGGCAATGATGATGATCGCGAGACCGAGCGCGCACGCGATCAGAAGTTGAGTGTCGTGGGTGGACCAGGGAGCGAGAGTGGTTGTTGGATTCACGGTGACCTTGGGCTGACGCGAACCGGCAGGCATGCCGGCGCTATTACGTTTTGCTTTCGCAGTGCGGTGTCTTCGCATCCCGCCCGTGTCCACACGCGACAAGCGCGGGACGCGAAGACCCGTCGTAATAGCATTTTTCGACGCGACGGTCAAAAACGCACCGCGCGCGAATCGCGCTCTCTCAGGCTGGCCTTGCTTCTGACGTCATTTCGAACTTTGTGTTTTGAATGCGAAATGCCGTTTTGCGTTTTGTACTTTGCATTACGAATGCATATCGACCGGGCAAGGCGTGATTTCCTGCCTGCGGTCAGGCATTCCGCTCAGGCGGCGGCCTTGTTCGGCGCGTCGTCGCCGTGATGCCGGTCCAGGAGATCGAACAGGCGCAGCACGCGCGCGCGCTGCGTCGTGACGAGGTCGCTTTCGTCGCCGAGCGCGGCGAGGCGCCGCTTCCAGTAGGCGCGGTCGAGACCGACGAACGCGCTCGCTTTGCCCGACAAAGAGAGCGAGCGGATCATGTGTTCGAGATGATCGAGCTGTGCATCGGCGACGCGCGCCGGTTTGAGCGCCGCGCGCGCCGCGGTCGTGCATTGCAAGGGTTTGGACTTTCGCATGTTGACGCCCCGATACGCCTTATTCGTGCCTCTGGCTGTTCTTTTGGTAGTGGCTGGCCGTAAACCTTGGTGAGGCAAGGAGACGGCAATGTGACGACGGCATGACGGCAGGAATCGCCGACCTGAACCATCCGGGACGCCGCACACGCCGCTCCTCGACCCACACGATATACGCGCGTTCGATTTTCGCTTTACCATGCGTCTCATTTCCGGGCTGCTCAACTCTCGATCTTCATGTCCGAAACGCACGACACATCCGCGCTGTTCAGCCGCTTCTCGACGCAGGCGCTCCCAAAGGAGCGGCAACTGCTCGCGTGGCGCGACCGCGTCGGACATGTCGTCGATGTCATTCCGGACAAGGATCGCATTGCTCGAGGCTTTGCCGGCAGCATCGATCTGCATGCGGCGGGCGGGCTGGTGTTCACGGAAGCGCACACCGACGCGCTGACCCTCGAACGATCCATCGCGCGCGTTTCCACGGACACGCGTCGCGATTTCGCGTTCCATGTCTATCTGGAAGGCGAGACCGGCAACATGAGCGGCGTAGGCGCTAAACGCAGCGATCCGGGTTCGGTGCGCGGCATCGTGGCGCTCGATCTGAACCAGCGCTTTCGCATCGAGCGTCCTCGCTGCCGCGTGCTGACGATGTTCGTGCCGCGCGCGATGCTCGCTGCGCATATCGACGATTGCGACTGGCTGCACGGGCGCGTGGTAGCGCACGAAGCACCGCTTGCGCGCATCGTGTTCGATCATTTCGATGCCATTGCGCGCGAGCTTCCTTCGCTCGAACGGCCCGATGCAATCGATATGCTCGATACCGCCGCGCACCTTCTCATCGCCTCGTTCGCCGCGAGGCCGCATGCGTTGCCCGTTGCGCGCGTCGCGTTACAGAACGCCGTGAAGGCCCAAGTGAAGCGCTACGTCGAAACGAATCTGCACGAAGGCGATCTCACGCCGACGAAAGTGGTCGAAGCGCTCGGCCTCAAGCGCGCGACGATCTACCGATGGTTCGAGCAGGAAGGCGGACTTGGCGCATATATACGTCATCGACGCTTGCGCGAAGCGGCCGACGAACTCGCGCGCTTTCCGAATTTGCAGATCGCGGATATCGCGTTCGGTCTCGGCTTTAAAAGCGCATCGGATTTCACGCGCGCGTTTCGCCGCGCATTCGATGCAAGCCCGCAGGAAATGCGTCTGCGTGCACTCGACTTGCTGCGTGCAACGCACGGCAATGACATCACGCGCATGCGCGTCGCAAGTTCGGAGACCGTTCGGGAAAGTGGCTCAGCGCGACGAGCGTGACGCAGTTCGCGGCCAGCAGATACCATGCGGGCGTCATCGGATTGCCGGTCGCGCCGATCAGCCATGCAACAGCAAGCGGAGAAAATCCGCCGAAGATCACGACGCCGAACGTGTAGATCACCGAGAGACTTGCTGCGCGCCGATGCTTCGGAAACGCTTCGAGCATGAGCACGGAACCCGCGCCCGCATTGTTCAGCGAGATCGCCACATAGAGCAGGATCAGCACGAGCGCGAGCGCATCCGGCGCGCCTTGCGTGAGCGCGCGAAATGCCGGATAAGCGGTCGCGAGCGCGGCCATGAGCGATGCATATTGCAGCGTCTTGCGGCTCATCAAACGATCGGCGGCTAGCGCGACGACCGGCGTAACGACGAGAATCACGAAGCCGGACAGCGACGCGATCAGAAAGCTGATCGTCGCGGGGCGGTGCAGCGTGTGCGTGAGATAGCTCGGCATGTACAGCACGGCGATGTAGATGCTCGACGAGGGCGCGGCCATCATCAGGATGCCGCATGCGAGCGGGCGTGCGTGTTCGCGCAGCACGATCGAAAGCGGCGTGCGGGCCGGCCGTGCTTTAAGCGTCGCAATCTCGCCAGGCATACGACGCAGAAACCAGCCGAGCGGTGCGATCATTCCGCCGATGACAAAAGGCACGCGCCATCCCCATTGCATGAGCTGATCGGGCGTGAGCAGCGCCGACGTGCATGCGCCGACGAGCGCGGCCACGCACGCGGCTGCGCCCTGACTCGCGCCGCGCCAGCTCACGATGAAGCAACGCCGCTCGTAGCGCACGGATTCCATCAACAGCGCCGACGCCGGACCGATCTCGCCGCCCGCCGCGAGACCTTGCAGCAAGCGTGCGAATACGATGAGCACCGTGGCGCTTGCACCGATGGCCGCATGCGTTGGCAGGCACGCGATCAACCATGTGCCTGCCGCCATCAGCGCGATCGAAAGTCGCATACCGGCTTCGCGTCCGCGCCGGTCAGCATAGCGGCCGATCAGCACCGCGCCGAGTGGACGCATCACAAAGCCTGCGCCGAACGTGGCGAGCGATAAAAGCAGCGACGCGGTAGCGTCGTGCGCAGGAAAGAACAACCGTCCGATGATTGCGGCCGAGAAGCCGTACACGGTGAAGTCGTAGGCGACGAAGCCATTGCCGATGACCGTCGCCACGATGACACGGCTAAGCCTCGGCGTTTCTTTTTGGATGTCGGTGTGAGTCATGAATGGGAGGAGATTGATGCATTCGTGGCCAACGTACACGTTAAAGGTGGTTAGCGTTCGTTAACGGCAGCAATGGTCGGATCTTTGAGAAATCTATCGCGATCACGGCTTAAACATGTAAGCATGCGCGCGCGTAAGATAACCATCACCTTCTATGCAGCTTTCAAACCGCCATGTCGTTCTCGAACGAGGAGCCGCTTTGATGGATGACGCCACGCGCGAATTCGACCGCTTGCGCCCTCGGTTGCAAGCCATCGCGTATCGGATGCTCGGCTCGGTGGCCGAGGCGGAAGATATCGTGCAGGACGTGTGGTTGCGCTGGCACGCGGCCGCGCGTGAGGTTATCGAGAATGCGGAAGCGTGGCTTGTCGCGGTGACGACCCGTCATTCGATCGATCGCTTGCGTGCCGCGAAAATCCAGCGTGAGCACTACACCGGTATCTGGTTGCCCGAGCCACAAATTTCCGAGCCGCCCGCTACACCCGAAGAAGTCACGGAGCGTGCGGACGATGTGTCCGTTGCCTTCCTCATTCTGCTGGAACGCCTGACACCCGAAGCGCGCGCGGCGTTTCTCCTGCGTGAAGTCTTCGATGCCGATTATCCGGAGATCGCGAACATCATCGGCAAGACGGAGGCTGCGTGCCGCCAGCTCGTCAGCCGCGCCAAGACGCAATTGCGCGAGGCGCGTCCGCGTCGTTCGGTGTCGCGCGAGATTCATCGTCGCTTGTTGCATGCGTTCGCGCTTGCACTCGAACACGGCGATTTCGCGACGATACACGCCATGCTCGCCGACGACGCCATGCTCGTCGGCGATGGCGGCGGCCACGTGCAGAGTTTTCCGGAGCCATTGTGCGGCGGAAAGCGCATCGCGCAGCTTTTCTATGCGGCCTTCCTGCGTTATGGAAAAGACGTGCGTGTCGAACTCGTCATGCTTAACGAACAATGGGCGCTGTTGCGCTTCATCGAGGGCAAGCTCGAATCCGCACAATCGTACGAAATCGAGGACGATCGCATCGTGCGCATTCAGGTGCAGCGCAATCCGGAGAAGCTGGAGCGTATAGCCACGCGTCACGGCGGCGCGTGATTCGCAGCGTATTGCCAAGGTCATTGATGCGTGCAAGGCAACAGCGTGCGCACGTTCGCGCGTCTACCGGCGCGGCGCGCGCAAACATACGATGGCATCCATGCCGGACACGAACCGTCTGCCGGATTTTTCAGACCACGCATGGAGCCATCATGACCCAACGAATCAATTACGTTCAACAATCGCCCGAACTGTTCAAGAAGTTTTATGAGTTCAGCGGGATGGTCAAGGAAAGCTCGATCGAGCGATCGATTCAAGATCTCGTGTCGATCCGCGCTTCGCAGATGAATGGCTGCGCGTTTTGTCTGGATATGCACGTCAAGGAAGCGAAACTGCATGGCGAGCGCGAATTGCGGGTGCATCATGTGTCGATCTGGCGCGAGTCGACACTGTTCTCACCGCGTGAACGCGCCGCGCTTGCATGGACCGAAGTGCTGACGCACCTTCCCGAGCACGGCGTGTCCGATGAAATCTATCAGCGGGTTCGCGAGCAATTCCTCGAAAAGGAACTGTCCGATCTGACCTACGCCATCATGGCGATCAATGGCTGGAACCGCGCGAACGTCGCGTTTCAGACGGTGCCGGGCTCGTCCGACAAGGTGTTCGGCCTCGACAAGGCCAACCTGTCGTAATGCACGGGCGCTGTCATTCGACCCACGGAGGATGAATCATGCATAAGATAAGGAGGGCAGGGCTGGCGCTCGCCGTAGGATGCGCGGCGCTCGTTGCGAGTGTCGCGCAGGCGGCCCCGGATGCCATCGTCAAGGAACTGATGACGAAGCCGCTTCCCGAATATCCGGGTAAGGAAGCCTTGATGATCAGCGTGGAATATCCGCCGGGCGCGGTGGATCCCGTGCATCGCCACGATGCGCACGCTTACCTCTACGTGCTCGAGGGCACCATCGTCATGCAGGTTAAAGGCGGCAAGCAAGTGACGCTCAAGCCGGGCGATACCTTTTATGAAGGTCCTGACGACATTCACACGGTTGGCCGCAATGCAAGCAATACAAAGCGCGCAAAGTTTATCGTGCTGCTGTTAAAGGATAAGGACAAGCCGGTCCTGACGCCCGTGCAGTAAGCGAAAAGCGTGGCGCGCGAAAAAATTTCTGCAACGCGTGTCACAAGAGGTGCGGCGCAAACGTCTTGTGGGATAGAGCCACTCCGTTTAGCGCCGCCATGCCACTCGATCTCGTATCACATTCCGACGATTCGCTCGCATATAGTTTTGCCACCAGCTATGCGGGCGTCGTATCTTTTCTGGCCGTAGCCAATGAAGGCAGCTTTGCTAAAGCGAGCGATCGCTTAGGGATTGGCCGCTCAGCCGTTAGCCGCAACGTGCAGAAGCTCGAAGCACAGCTCGATGCGCGGCTCTTTCTGCGCACGACGCGCAGCACGTCGCTCACCCGCGAGGGCGAACTCTTTTACAAGAACTGCCAGCCGGGCGTGGAGCGCATCGTGCAGGCGCTCGAAGACATGCGCGAATTGCGCAACGGGCCGCCGCGCGGGCACTTGCGTATTGCGTCCACGCCGGGATTCGGACGCAAGGTCGTCGCGCCGTTGCTATCTGGCTTCAATGCGCGCTACCCTGACGTCGCGCTCGAATTGATGCTGAACGACCGGCCGTGCGATTTCACCGCGGAGCGCGTCGACGTCGCGTTCCGCGACGGGCGCATGGAGGACAGCGAAGTCGTCGCGAAACAACTGATACCGATGCAGATGATCGTTTGCGCGTCGCCGAAGTACGCATGTGAACATGGCCTGCCGCGGCATGTCGACGATCTCGACCGCCATCGCTGCATCAGCTTTCGCACATGTGCGGGACGTATCGCCGAGTGGGAATTCAAAGTGGATGGCCTTCCTCAGAAGCGTTCGCCGGCCGCGCGGCAAATCTTCAACGACCTCGACCTGATGCTGCAAGCCGTACTCGACGGACAAGGCGTGGCGCAGCTTCCC from Caballeronia insecticola includes these protein-coding regions:
- a CDS encoding helix-turn-helix transcriptional regulator — translated: MSETHDTSALFSRFSTQALPKERQLLAWRDRVGHVVDVIPDKDRIARGFAGSIDLHAAGGLVFTEAHTDALTLERSIARVSTDTRRDFAFHVYLEGETGNMSGVGAKRSDPGSVRGIVALDLNQRFRIERPRCRVLTMFVPRAMLAAHIDDCDWLHGRVVAHEAPLARIVFDHFDAIARELPSLERPDAIDMLDTAAHLLIASFAARPHALPVARVALQNAVKAQVKRYVETNLHEGDLTPTKVVEALGLKRATIYRWFEQEGGLGAYIRHRRLREAADELARFPNLQIADIAFGLGFKSASDFTRAFRRAFDASPQEMRLRALDLLRATHGNDITRMRVASSETVRESGSARRA
- a CDS encoding carboxymuconolactone decarboxylase family protein — its product is MTQRINYVQQSPELFKKFYEFSGMVKESSIERSIQDLVSIRASQMNGCAFCLDMHVKEAKLHGERELRVHHVSIWRESTLFSPRERAALAWTEVLTHLPEHGVSDEIYQRVREQFLEKELSDLTYAIMAINGWNRANVAFQTVPGSSDKVFGLDKANLS
- a CDS encoding peroxidase-related enzyme → MTNKPISRYPVPEPQDWPDDIRARILDVQEKAGFVPNVFLTLAHRPDEFRAFFAYHDALMLKEGGLSKGEREMIVVATSAVNDCLYCVVAHGAILRIYEKNALVADQVAVNHRKADITPRQQAMLDFALKVCRASGTVDDDDFAALHAHGFNDEDIWDIAAITAFFGLSNRMANVISMRPNDEFFLMGRVPKEPRSLK
- a CDS encoding GntT/GntP/DsdX family permease, whose product is MNPTTTLAPWSTHDTQLLIACALGLAIIIIAISVLKLAPFLSILVGTFAAGFTAHQPLEAIAQAFSKGAGALLGDVGIIIALGAMLGALMAESGAADRLVTTLLDHSTPRRLPWMMAFVAIIVGLPLFFEVGLVMMVPIIFVMARRSKQPILRIAIPALAGMTTLHALLPPHPGPLIAVSALHADLGLTLGLGLIVALPAVILAGPLYGIWLSKRLHIEEPEEMGKLFTAHENGASTPGFAISLITILLPVVMMLGRTVAKLALAKDTLLYDTLDFVGEPLVALALTVLFAIVMLGWSRGMARDRVGGILRKSLPPIAALLLTIGAGGGLKQMLVNAGISVTIGKIAVGTHLPLILLAWLIAVALRQATGSATVATTTTAGIVAPVVGGLTATHNSLMALAIGAGSVFFCHVNDAGFWMVREYFGLKLKQTVAVWSVLQTIVSVVGLVLTLVLWNLLT
- a CDS encoding PAS domain-containing hybrid sensor histidine kinase/response regulator, producing the protein MHDPAHFLPSFVWRAARDGVIQYANPWACRYLGIAFPDLVGRHWKDFIHPDDIQPVLDALRQMRDGTLLRNVDVRLLRTDGAFRWHTLHLQARRDEEGEIGETVGVAIDIHECRHAWAMYEASERRLQAAFAGARMGAWEWDMKTRVVRMTAQLAALYSFPPGTEAVLLSEVWDRVAPEHREPFQRKLTEALRDGGPFEFDFVLEPGPGTRRWLRMRGHPEFDRQGVLTRVYGVSFDISMQRADEDRLSLSERRYRALVESTGALVWSADANGEIRPSGGEWEKFTGKSAEALSGWGWLEYIHPDDRERTQEAWLEALQQGTARTLTFRMYRRDGVYRMVQAHAAPLYDDEGNLQEWFGTTTDVTPRYEAQAAIEARSLRLTVAMQAANIHIASLELATWTLFLETGGERQIHETLTYDAALARVHPDDSATLDRYMRSLAAGDNPGGHFEFRVRNVHGEQWMQGSALLQRSKDGKPLRIIGSVIDITERKHMELMLRESGRRKDEFLAMLAHELRNPLAPLRTAIALLQKDQETEAHLRELIDLMRRQVEHMTRIVDDLLEVSRITQGRIALQVEPILVGTAVYHSVEAIAGMVEARSQTIHVDVSDATTWVCGDVTRLSQILVNVLNNASKYTPEHGRITVSVQADEASVSIVIADTGTGISADLLPKVFELFSQGERTLDRSNGGLGIGLSLVKKLVEMHKGTISVQSPGPGLGTTVTIRLPRLHHHERHSARALTEASMHEARKSLRILVVDDNRDAADSLAMLCESEGHVARVAYSSEEALESAPTLEPDVALLDIGLPDIDGYELARRLRRKGDTTPMLIAITGYGQAEDRLRAQSAGFDYHFVKPVNVDSLLKLLSSLTVTR
- a CDS encoding LysR substrate-binding domain-containing protein; the encoded protein is MRLPPLKSIIAFESVARTKSVNRAADELGLTPSAVSHQLANLESIVGRPLFTRLGRGLVLTPTGTQYLSDVTGALAELNRATERASSETSVEILRIHSSPSFGLMWLLPRLAAFQEANGDIQMNLACSYEDVSFTSGYYDIALRHGYAHWTDVEVKTLRHETIAPLASRAYLERFPVTAPDDLLERRLILSETPLVQWPQWFGKFGVAFRRKAFDFSFDRSYMSLEAAALGHGIALESTMLASVHLERGSLVPVFGRDYAVEVGAHHLVYPSQNAGLPRVAKFLAWMDQQIEGRANT
- a CDS encoding MFS transporter, which encodes MTHTDIQKETPRLSRVIVATVIGNGFVAYDFTVYGFSAAIIGRLFFPAHDATASLLLSLATFGAGFVMRPLGAVLIGRYADRRGREAGMRLSIALMAAGTWLIACLPTHAAIGASATVLIVFARLLQGLAAGGEIGPASALLMESVRYERRCFIVSWRGASQGAAACVAALVGACTSALLTPDQLMQWGWRVPFVIGGMIAPLGWFLRRMPGEIATLKARPARTPLSIVLREHARPLACGILMMAAPSSSIYIAVLYMPSYLTHTLHRPATISFLIASLSGFVILVVTPVVALAADRLMSRKTLQYASLMAALATAYPAFRALTQGAPDALALVLILLYVAISLNNAGAGSVLMLEAFPKHRRAASLSVIYTFGVVIFGGFSPLAVAWLIGATGNPMTPAWYLLAANCVTLVALSHFPERSPNLRRACA
- a CDS encoding RNA polymerase sigma-70 factor; the protein is MDDATREFDRLRPRLQAIAYRMLGSVAEAEDIVQDVWLRWHAAAREVIENAEAWLVAVTTRHSIDRLRAAKIQREHYTGIWLPEPQISEPPATPEEVTERADDVSVAFLILLERLTPEARAAFLLREVFDADYPEIANIIGKTEAACRQLVSRAKTQLREARPRRSVSREIHRRLLHAFALALEHGDFATIHAMLADDAMLVGDGGGHVQSFPEPLCGGKRIAQLFYAAFLRYGKDVRVELVMLNEQWALLRFIEGKLESAQSYEIEDDRIVRIQVQRNPEKLERIATRHGGA